A stretch of the Streptococcus suis genome encodes the following:
- a CDS encoding Rgg/GadR/MutR family transcriptional regulator encodes MKSKLGITLRKVRKGKQISLCSVADEHLSKSQISRFERGESEISCIRLINILDKLHITLDEFLFLHNEDFTNTESFTNLIHYIRKQYSSQSIENIARLLSNDSKYTLNSFEKTMVKSILYTMDSSIIPSDEELLQLTDYLFKVEKWGYYEIILLGNCVRTINYNSYFLLTKEMLNNYIYTSLNKTNKRIVTQLAINCFILSIDKEEYSNCSYLIDKIKELLDNELNFYEQTVFLYATGYYEFKCQSGTGIKKMKQAIQVLDILGEDELKLHYTNHFDKLVNKE; translated from the coding sequence ATGAAATCAAAACTTGGCATCACACTTAGAAAAGTTCGTAAAGGAAAACAAATTAGTCTATGCTCTGTAGCAGATGAACATCTTTCAAAATCACAAATCTCTCGTTTTGAGCGTGGAGAATCAGAGATATCTTGTATTAGGCTCATCAATATTTTAGACAAATTACATATTACATTAGATGAATTTCTTTTTTTACACAATGAGGACTTCACTAACACCGAATCATTTACCAACCTAATTCATTACATCCGTAAACAATATTCATCTCAAAGTATCGAAAATATAGCACGTTTACTTTCCAATGATTCGAAGTACACTCTGAATTCTTTTGAGAAAACAATGGTAAAATCCATTCTATATACAATGGATTCGAGCATCATTCCATCAGATGAAGAATTGCTTCAACTGACAGATTACCTCTTCAAAGTTGAAAAATGGGGTTACTATGAGATTATTTTATTAGGTAACTGTGTACGAACAATTAACTACAATTCCTATTTCCTACTGACAAAGGAAATGTTAAATAATTACATCTACACTTCTCTAAATAAAACAAATAAACGGATAGTAACTCAGCTAGCTATCAATTGTTTTATTCTTAGTATCGATAAGGAAGAATATTCTAACTGTTCCTATTTAATTGATAAGATAAAAGAATTGTTGGATAATGAATTGAACTTTTATGAACAGACAGTCTTTCTCTATGCGACTGGTTACTATGAATTTAAGTGCCAATCAGGTACTGGAATTAAAAAGATGAAACAAGCCATACAAGTTCTTGATATTTTAGGAGAGGATGAATTAAAACTACACTATACTAACCATTTTGATAAACTGGTAAATAAGGAATGA
- a CDS encoding DUF2326 domain-containing protein — protein MREFNNIIYPDISKSPQLNLKAHYSYSFHTPDDDGTGTKFKGMILYDLAILYLTNLPAIANDSLLLSNVSYQATEALLKLYDQSKLLNKQVFLVFDKASSYSPEANKLLSENIVLRLSSDGNELYGISWNKGENSDEV, from the coding sequence ATGCGCGAGTTTAACAATATCATTTATCCAGATATCAGTAAATCTCCTCAACTTAACCTCAAAGCTCACTACAGCTACTCCTTCCATACTCCAGATGATGACGGTACAGGAACGAAATTCAAAGGAATGATATTGTATGATTTAGCAATACTCTATCTAACTAATCTTCCAGCTATAGCAAATGATTCATTACTCTTGAGTAATGTTAGTTACCAAGCAACCGAAGCCCTTTTGAAGCTATATGATCAATCAAAATTATTGAATAAGCAAGTGTTCTTAGTCTTCGATAAAGCAAGCTCATATTCTCCAGAAGCGAATAAACTCTTGTCAGAAAATATTGTATTGAGACTCTCTAGTGACGGAAATGAACTCTACGGTATTTCATGGAACAAAGGAGAAAACTCAGATGAGGTTTAG
- a CDS encoding MFS transporter, with protein sequence MRNGKVLNNTELLVISRSISKIGDIMFDFANNTFLAGLNPSSLSLVAIYQSLESVIGVLFNLFGGVIADSFKRKKIIIGTNILCGIACIVLSFISQQQWLVYAIVITNVILAFMSAFSGPSYKAFTKEIVKKDHITKLNSYLETSSTIIKVTIPMVAIFLYNILGIHGVLLLDGLSFLIAASLIFFIVPINEEVVAKEKMTISGVFNDLKMGFKYVYSHKTIFIIIILSALVNFFLAAYNLLLPYSNQMFGEISDGLYGTFLTAEAIGGFIGAILSGFVNKSLSSKRLMLLLACSGIMLMLSTPFYSIFHNVIVLALSPALFSLFLSIFNIQFFSIVQRDVDNEFLGRVFGIIFTIAILFMPVGTGFFSVVLNPNNTFNLFIIGGSITVLSLVFGTLFKRYNIS encoded by the coding sequence ATGAGAAATGGTAAAGTGCTAAATAATACAGAATTATTAGTTATTAGCAGAAGTATATCTAAAATAGGAGATATTATGTTTGATTTTGCTAATAATACTTTTCTTGCTGGGCTAAATCCATCTTCACTGTCGTTGGTTGCAATCTATCAATCTTTAGAAAGTGTGATAGGTGTTCTATTTAATTTGTTTGGTGGGGTTATTGCTGATAGCTTCAAGCGGAAAAAAATTATCATTGGAACTAATATCTTATGCGGTATTGCTTGTATAGTTCTTTCGTTCATATCTCAACAACAATGGTTGGTTTATGCGATTGTCATCACCAATGTTATTTTGGCTTTTATGAGTGCCTTTTCTGGACCGTCATATAAGGCATTTACGAAAGAAATTGTAAAAAAAGATCATATAACAAAACTAAATTCCTATTTGGAAACTTCTAGTACAATTATTAAAGTAACGATTCCAATGGTAGCAATTTTCCTATACAATATACTAGGGATACATGGTGTGTTATTATTAGATGGATTGTCGTTTTTAATTGCTGCATCACTGATTTTCTTTATTGTACCCATTAATGAAGAAGTGGTCGCAAAGGAGAAAATGACAATAAGTGGAGTCTTTAACGACCTGAAGATGGGTTTCAAGTATGTTTATAGTCATAAGACAATCTTTATTATTATTATTCTCTCTGCCTTAGTTAATTTTTTCCTAGCTGCCTATAATTTGTTATTACCTTATAGTAATCAAATGTTTGGAGAAATTTCAGACGGGCTTTATGGAACATTTTTAACAGCAGAAGCAATTGGTGGATTTATTGGAGCGATATTAAGTGGTTTTGTCAATAAATCTTTATCAAGTAAACGTTTAATGCTCCTATTAGCGTGTTCGGGTATTATGTTAATGCTATCTACTCCGTTTTATTCTATATTCCACAATGTCATTGTTCTAGCCTTGTCTCCAGCACTGTTTAGTCTATTTCTATCTATTTTTAATATCCAATTTTTCTCTATCGTTCAAAGAGATGTAGATAATGAGTTTCTTGGTAGAGTCTTTGGCATCATTTTTACGATAGCTATACTTTTTATGCCGGTTGGAACTGGATTTTTCTCAGTTGTTTTAAATCCTAATAATACCTTTAATCTCTTCATTATTGGAGGATCCATTACTGTGTTATCACTAGTCTTTGGAACTTTATTCAAGAGATATAATATAAGTTGA